A single genomic interval of Cydia strobilella chromosome 3, ilCydStro3.1, whole genome shotgun sequence harbors:
- the LOC134756247 gene encoding uncharacterized protein LOC134756247: MLKHTSNNNIVELQDLLDSDDELPTNYSEEPDLPAYLDDQRFDAIQFNWIKNNKTRSIPVKPPVTPVKPSLTTIKPLVAPVKAVTPVTTLVTPASIQYPSNTHQQEQLPPSKDCSNKNLIKKGILNEEDILCMRSVAAQTTDDEALLWFIDFLMHKDLQADYRFLKSCLVVHQENYGRSKTHYSQIYFSKSLNNCFELVVK; this comes from the exons ATGTTGAAGCATACGAGTAATAATAACATAGTAGAGCTGCAAGACCTTTTGGACAGTGACGACGAATTaccaa ccaaTTATAGTGAGGAGCCAGATCTACCTGCCTATCTTGATGACCAGCGTTTTGATGCAATACAATTTAACTGGATAAAGAACAACAAAACCAGAAGTATTCCTGTCAAACCACCAGTCACCCCTGTCAAGCCATCACTCACTACCATCAAGCCATTGGTCGCTCCAGTCAAGGCTGTCACTCCAGTCACAACATTGGTCACTCCTGCTTCCATCCAATATCCCTCCAACACTCACCAACAGGAACAATTACCACCTAGCAAAGACTGCAGCAACAAAAACTTGATCAAAAAGGGGATTCTAAATGAAGAGGACATCTTGTGTATGAGGAGTGTTGCCGCTCAAACCACTGACGACGAAGCATTGTTGTGGTTCATCGACTTCCTCATGCACAAAGACTTGCAGGCGGATTATAGATTTTTGAAAAGTTGCCTTGTTGTTCACCAAGAAAACTATGGGAGATCTAAAACACACTACtcacaaatatatttttctaaaagTTTAAACAATTGCTTTGAGTTAGTTGTAAAATAA
- the LOC134755590 gene encoding uncharacterized protein LOC134755590, translating to MNEKLEKMFEDVTDITDPASMGRVLEILDQSRIEDDNYMQLLVHTLKGKEITWELPLYQQNFRLSRKPPPEEAELCASGHFTKAEGELIKKNWERFVRKFDVPDTPICFARWRNRTQIKISSKSAEECVRNYVAAYLAQGLHRSLYQVFRYFQITYAYPVKFRSYTPTEEKIMEICFYHKPKDACVITSEVLGREPRGIIKRFSQYTKGKPEPKPKIKWTLDLAAKLIHYLMEYSGCRFKKLKNNQFNPEVWRKVEEEMGQVSVHLREFWFSKLHVQLFAKCTIKLKSLRKIIFKKLKNSPYEVWRDIRWKDLVKEFPDGFTDMFLHRIAKSEFRGVANYREIPLPQLIGQVALNNRKKPNKRLTSFQYNKSDGTLSCIEHDILVKDIMKNMSIK from the exons ATGAATGAAAAACTGGAAAAAATGTTTGAAGACGTGACCGATATAACTGACCCCGCGAGTATGGGCAGGGTGTTGGAGATTCTCGATCAGTCTCGAATAGAAGATGACAATTATATGCAG CTCTTAGTACATACTCTGAAAGGAAAGGAAATAACTTGGGAATTGCCTCTATACCAACAGAACTTCCGCTTATCACGAAAACCACCACCTGAAGAGGCGGAACTATGTGCAAGTGGGCACTTTACTAAGGCAGAAggtgaattaataaaaaaaaactgggagAGGTTTGTACGG AAATTTGATGTGCCTGATACACCAATCTGCTTTGCGCGATGGAGGAACCGGACTCAGATCAAGATCTCATCAAAATCTGCCGAGGAGTGTGTACGAAACTATGTAGCTGCATATCTCGCACAGGGACTGCACCGTAGCCTGTACCAAGTCTTCAGATACTTTCAGATCACTTATGCGTATCCGGTGAAATTCCGGAGTTATACTCCTACAGAAGAGAAAATAATGGAAATTTGTTTCTATCACAAGCCTAAAGATGCCTGCGTCATCACATCAGAGGTGCTGGGCCGGGAGCCGCGGGGCATTATTAAAAGATTCTCACAATATACCAAag GCAAACCGGAGCCAAAACCGAAAATTAAATGGACACTAGATTTGGCGGCTAAATTGATACATTATTTGATGGAATATTCTGGATGTCgctttaaaaaactaaaaaacaatCAATTTAATCCAGAAGTGTGGCGTAAAGTGGAGGAGGAAATGGGTCAAGTATCTGTACACTTGCGTGAATTTTGGTTCAGCAAACTGCATGTGCAACTGTTTGCTAAATGCACTATAAAATTGAAATCACTacggaaaattatttttaaaaa GCTCAAAAATTCACCGTATGAAGTTTGGCGCGACATTCGTTGGAAGGATTTGGTGAAGGAGTTCCCTGATGGTTTTACTGACATGTTTTTACATAGAATTGCTAAGAGCGAATTCCGAGGGGTCGCCAACTACCGGGAGATCCCTCTGCCACAGCTCATCGGACAAGTTGCTTTAAATAACAGAAAAAAGCCGAATAAACGACTAACATCATTCCAATACAATAAATCCGATGGAACTCTCTCATGTATCGAGCATGATATACTTGTAAAAGatataatgaaaaatatgtCAATAAAGTAA
- the LOC134755589 gene encoding uncharacterized protein LOC134755589, whose amino-acid sequence MDKVLAIFEQSRLEDDEFNHQQLDKLHGVEITWERPAYQLNDCLTEKPPPEVAELCASGRFTKVEGELVKKNWKSFVQQYNVPDKPICYARWRNRNSNPKCNPEGHARRYVAAYLAQGLHRNLYQVFKYFRRTYAYPVKLGKHTPTEEKIMEICFFHQPEDACVVAPVVLGREPRAILKQVTYYYHGKPEPNQVIKWTLELAAKLIRLLIKYSGCSFQELKYNQFDQQVWLKLGKKMGQLYRNLREFWFGKLHVQLFAKCAIKLKTLRKIIFKKLKNSPYEVWPDIRWKDFEKEFPDGFTYQFLYNVAKASFRGQPSYRKAPLHEVMEQAVENNKQRKQNRRLISLKYDTSDGTLTFIKHDISMKQLMKEMSINL is encoded by the exons ATGGACAAGGTGCTGGCCATTTTCGAACAATCTCGACTAGAAGACGACGAATTTAATCATCAGCAAT TAGATAAGCTACATGGAGTCGAAATAACATGGGAACGGCCTGCATACCAACTGAACGACTGCTTAACTGAGAAGCCGCCTCCTGAAGTAGCAGAGCTATGTGCCAGCGGACGCTTCACGAAAGTAGAAGGtgaattagttaaaaaaaactggaaaagcTTTGTACAA CAATATAATGTTCCTGATAAACCAATATGCTATGCACGGTGGAGAAACCGTAACAGCAACCCGAAGTGTAATCCAGAGGGGCATGCGCGCAGGTATGTGGCTGCATACCTCGCCCAAGGACTACACAGGAACCTTTAccaagtttttaaatatttccgGAGAACTTATGCATATCCAGTGAAACTCGGGAAGCACACTCCTACAGAGGAGAAGATCATGGAAATTTGTTTCTTTCACCAGCCCGAGGATGCCTGCGTGGTCGCGCCCGTGGTGCTGGGCCGCGAGCCACGGGCCATTCTTAAACAAGTAACTTACTATTACCATG GAAAACCTGAGCCGAATCAGGTCATCAAATGGACATTAGAGTTAGCAGCCAAACTGATTCGtcttttgattaaatattcCGGATGTAGTTTCCAAGAATTGAAATATAATCAATTTGACCAACAAGTGTGGCTTAAACTGGGGAAGAAAATGGGCCAACTCTATAGAAATTTGCGTGAATTTTGGTTCGGCAAACTGCATGTGCAACTGTTTGCTAAATGTGCTATAAAATTGAAGACACtgcgtaaaattatttttaaaaa ACTGAAAAATTCACCATATGAAGTTTGGCCCGATATTCGTTGGAAGGATTTTGAGAAGGAATTCCCAGATGGTTTCACTTACCAGTTTTTGTATAACGTAGCCAAGGCATCATTCCGAGGGCAGCCCAGCTACCGcaaggctcctctacacgagGTCATGGAGCAAGCTGttgaaaacaacaaacaaagaaaacagaATAGACGGCTAATATCGCTTAAATACGATACATCTGATGGGACTCTCACATTTATCAAGCATGATATATCCATGAAACAATTGATGAAAGAAATGTCAATAAATCTTTGA